The following are from one region of the Stigmatopora argus isolate UIUO_Sarg chromosome 9, RoL_Sarg_1.0, whole genome shotgun sequence genome:
- the LOC144082525 gene encoding cohesin subunit SA-2-like: MIAAPEIPGDFPYAQDTDTQFSSDTDFSEEPDGRSSNPTKGKGGKKGKKAAADKGKGAKGQGRINGHHQENGMENMMLFEIVKMGKSAMQSVVDDWIESYKHDRDVALLDLINFFIQCSGCKGVVGGEMFRNMQNSEIIRRMTEEFDEDSGDYPLTIAGPLWKKFKSSFCEFITVLVRQCQYSIIYDEYMMDTVISLLTGLSDSQVRAFRHTSTLAAMKLMTALVNVALNLSINMDNTQRQYEAERNKIVAKRANDRLELLLQKRKELQENQDEIENMMNAIFKGVFVHRYRDSIAEIRAICIEEIGVWMKLYSDAFLNDSYLKYVGWTMHDKQGEVRLKCLTALQGLYYNRELNARLELFTSRFKDRIVSMTLDKEYDVAVQAIKLLTLVLNSTDEVLTPEDCESVYHLVYSAHRPVAIAAGEFLYKKLFSQREPEEEGAPKRRGRQSPNANLIKTTVFFFLESELHEHAAYLVDSLWECGPELLKDWDCMISLLLDDPLPGEEALTDRQETALIEIMLCTVRQAAECHPPVGRGTGKRVMTAKEKKTQLDDRTRMTELFAVALPPLLAKYAVDAEKVTNLLQLPQFFDLEIYTTGRLEKHLEALLRQIKEIVEKHTDTEVLETCSKTYHALCNEEFTIFNRVDIARSQLLDELVDKFNRLLEDFLQECEDTDEDDAYQVLSTLKRITAFHNAHDLSGWDLFTSNFKLLNTGIENGDMPEQIVIYSLQCTHYVILWHLAKLSEGGSRKDDMVTLRKQMRAFCMMCQRYLTNVNTAVKEQAFIILCDLLLIFSHQMVAGGREHLEPLVYSSEDSLQSELLTFILNHVFIDQDDDSNSTDGQQDDEAVKIEALHKRRNLLAAYCKLIIYCVVEMKTGADIFKQYMRYYNDYGDIIKETMSKTRQIDKIQCAKTLILSLQQLFNEMLSELGHGFDRSSSAFCGIKELARRFSLTFGLDQVKTRDAIAMLHKDGIEFSFKDPSPQGEGGPPLNLAFLDILSEFSSKLMRQDKRTVHMYLERFMTFQMALQREDCWLPLISYRNSLQAGGDDDTMSVMSGYSSRGSSVRSKKTKAPPATTGTSAAKRKLPEEESSSSEVWQQSIQTPVMLPSPHLTSTAMRDPKRNRDDSYMGVYALPHDQPQPHQHPQQQQQQQHHQQTPQHHQTPMDYNSQVTWMLAQRQQEEARQQQERAMNYAKLRTNLQHAIRRGTGLMEEDEEPIVEDVMMSSEGRMDDLNEGMDFDTMDIDLPPSKNRRERSELKPDYFDPASIMDESVLGVSMF, from the exons GTGTTGTCGGTGGAGAGATGTTCCGCAACATGCAGAACTCAGAAATTATCAGACGAATGACAGAGGAATTTGATGAG GACAGCGGAGATTACCCTCTTACTATAGCAGGGCCCCTGTGGAAGAAATTCAAGTCAAGTTTTTGTGAATTCATTACAGTCTTAGTACGGCAGTGTCAGTACAGTATCATCTATGATGAATATATGATGGACACAGTTATCTCCCTTCTCACCGGACTATCAGACTCTCAAGTCAGAGCCTTCCGACACACCTCTACACTGGCAG CAATGAAGCTGATGACAGCCCTGGTGAATGTAGCTCTAAACTTGAGCATCAACATGGATAACACCCAGCGCCAATACGAAGCAGAGAGGAATAAAATAGTGGCCAAAAGGGCCAATGACAGACTAGAGCTCCTCTTACAGAAACGAAAAGAG CTCCAAGAAAACCAAGATGAAAttgaaaatatgatgaatgcAATATTTAAAGGAGTCTTTGTACATCGTTATCG TGACTCTATAGCAGAAATCAGAGCCATTTGTATAGAAGAGATTGGCGTTTGGATGAAGCTTTATAGCGATGCCTTCCTTAACGACAGTTACCTAAAGTACGTTGGATGGACAATGCACGACAAG CAAGGTGAGGTACGACTGAAGTGTCTGACAGCTCTACAGGGTCTGTACTACAACAGAGAGCTCAATGCAAGGCTGGAACTCTTCACTAGTCGCTTTAAG GACCGCATTGTCTCCATGACCCTTGATAAGGAGTACGATGTTGCAGTTCAAGCAATCAAGTTGCTAACTTTAGTTTTGAA TAGTACAGATGAGGTATTGACCCCTGAGGATTGTGAAAGCGTATATCATCTGGTCTACTCGGCACACAGGCCCGTAGCTATCGCAGCAGGAGAATTCCTCTACAAGAA ATTGTTCAGCCAGAGGGAACCAGAGGAGGAAGGGGCCCCAAAGAGGAGAGGTAGACAAAGTCCCAATGCCAATCTCATTAAAACCACTGTCTTCTTTTTCCTGGAGAGTGAG CTCCATGAGCATGCAGCCTACTTGGTGGACTCTCTCTGGGAATGTGGTCCCGAGTTACTTAAGGACTGGGACTGCATGATCAGCTTACTATTAGATGACCCATTACCAGGAGAGGAAG CTCTTACAGATAGACAAGAGACAGCGTTGATTGAAATCATGCTCTGCACTGTACGCCAGGCTGCTGAATGTCACCCCCCTGTGGGAAGAGGCACAGGGAAGCGG GTGATGACAGCTAAAGAAAAGAAGACTCAGCTCGATGACAGAACAAGAATGACAGAGCTTTTTGCGGTGGCTTTGCCCCCTCTTCTGGCCAAG TATGCCGTAGATGCAGAAAAGGTGACCAATTTATTGCAGCTTCCTCAGTTTTTCGACTTAGAAATTTACACCACAGGACGTCTGGAAAAG CACCTCGAAGCCCTTCTCCGCCAAATCAAGGAAATTGTGGAGAAGCACACAGACACTGAAGTTTTGGAGACATGCTCTAAGACCTACCATGCCCTCTGCAATGAGGAGTTCACCATTTTTAACAGGGTCGACATTGCCCGTTCCCAGCTGCTGGATGAGCTGGTAGACAAGTTCAATAGGCTACTAGAGGATTTTCTACAAGAG TGTGAAGATACTGATGAAGATGATGCTTATCAAGTTTTGTCAACTCTAAAGAGAATCACAGCTTTTCACAA TGCACATGATCTCTCTGGGTGGGACTTGTTCACCAGCAACTTTAAGTTGCTCAATACAGGAATAGAAAATGGAGATATGCCTGAGCAG ATAGTCATCTATTCGCTACAGTGTACCCACTATGTAATCCTGTGGCACCTGGCCAAGTTATCCGAAGGCGGCTCCCGAAAG GATGACATGGTTACCTTAAGGAAACAGATGAGGGCCTTTTGTATGATGTGTCAGCGGTACCTCACTAATGTTAATACAGCCGTCAAAGAACAG GCATTCATCATCCTTTGTGACCTCTTGCTCATCTTCAGCCACCAGATGGTGGCTGGGGGTAGGGAACATCTAGAACCTTTGGTCTATTCCTCTGAGGATTCGCTTCAGTCCGAACTGCTCACCTTCATCCTAAATCACGTTTTCATAGACCAGGATGATGACTCCAATAGCACAG aTGGCCAACAAGATGATGAAGCAGTGAAGATTGAAGCGTTACATAAGAGGAGAAACCTCCTGGCTGCCTATTGtaaattgatcatttattgtgtTGTAGAAATGAAAACCGGAGCAGACATTTTCAAGCAGTACATGagg TATTACAATGATTACGGTGACATCATCAAGGAAACAATGAGCAAGACCCGGCAAATTGACAAGATTCAGTGTGCCAAAACCCTTATCCTCAGCCTTCAGCAG CTTTTCAATGAAATGCTGTCAGAGCTGGGCCATGGGTTTGACCGCTCCTCCTCCGCTTTCTGCGGAATCAAAGAGTTGGCCCGTCGATTTTCCCTAACCTTCGGCCTTGATCAAGTGAAAACACGAGATGCCATTGCCATGCTACACAA GGATGGAATAGAGTTTTCTTTTAAGGATCCAAGTCCCCAAGGAGAAGGAGGCCCTCCTCTCAACCTGGCATTCTTAGACATTCTCAGTGAATTCTCCTCAAAGCTGATGAGACAAGACAAGAGGACTGT CCACATGTACTTGGAGCGTTTCATGACCTTCCAGATGGCACTGCAAAGAGAGGACTGCTGGCTCCCCCTCATTTCCTACAGGAATTCCCTACAGGCCGGTGGTGATGACGACACCATGTCGGTGATGAGTGGCTACTCCAGCAGAGGCTCCTCGGTCCGTTCGAAAAAGACCAAGGCTCCTCCTGCGACAACTGGAACTTCTGCAGCAAAGCGAAAGCTGCCAGAAG AGGAAAGCAGTAGCAGTGAGGTGTGGCAGCAGAGCATTCAGACCCCAGTCATGTTGCCATCCCCCCACCTCACCTCCACCGCCATGCGAGACCCAAAAAGGAACCGCGATGATAGCTACATGGGTGTCTACGCGCTCCCTCATGACCAGCCCCAGCCCCATCAACATccgcagcagcaacaacaacaacaacaccaccAACAGACACCTCAACACCACCAAACTCCCATGGATTACAA TTCGCAAGTGACGTGGATGCTGGCTCAGAGACAGCAAGAAGAGGCACGTCAACAGCAGGAAAGAGCCATGAACTACGCCAAGCTCAGGACCAATCTGCAGCACGCCAT ACGTCGCGGCACCGGCCTCATGGAGGAAGACGAAGAGCCCATTGTGGAAGATGTGATGATGTCATCCGAGGGTCGTATGGATGACCTCAACGAAGGCATGGACTTTGATACAATGGACATTGACCTG CCCCCATCTAAAAATCGCCGTGAGAGGTCCGAACTCAAGCCGGACTACTTTGACCCCGCCTCTATTATGGATGAGTCG GTCCTGGGAGTGTCTATGTTTTAA